In Humulus lupulus chromosome 7, drHumLupu1.1, whole genome shotgun sequence, the following are encoded in one genomic region:
- the LOC133791696 gene encoding uncharacterized protein LOC133791696, with product MRESTLGSATGGEEPEQQPPMSPPRRRQTEVMIREPVDMDSENVFKIYSAPEALAAPPSRKKTSKRHPGESIKAPQAKKPPNAGLPEDGPSANATPPSPHEQQTPPAPDGSTPSPVAPTDQTQQAGPASTGAMLTLIAGRLRSSAVTEQAKYLEQRHADELKAAAAKYAKQLAVVFEENNKLAEELREKQKSLDKATEQKDRANFNYLPKNARNAELAHCASRLAEEERLRIPASPEISLATGMDGADNEAADVVDQSPPQDPSAP from the exons atgagggagtcaacattAGGGAGTGCCACGGGTGGAGAAGAACCTGAGCAACAACCACCAATGTCACCTCCACGAAGGAGACAAACCGAGGTCATGATCAGGGAACCTGTTG ACATGGACTCCGAGAATGTGTTCAAAATTTACAGCGCCCCTGAGGCTCTTGCGGCTCCCCCGAGTAGAAAGAAAACAAGCAagaggcatcctggggaaagcaTCAAAGCGCCTCAGGCTAAGAAGCCTCCCAATGCAGGCCTCCCAGAGGATGGGCCCTCAGCCAATGCAACTCCACCTTCTCCTCACGAGCAGCAAACTCCCCCTGCTCCAGACGGATCGACTCCATCTCCAGTGGCCCCAACCGACCAGACTCAGCAAGCCGGTCCTGCTTCGACTGGG gcaatgctgacccttaTTGCCGGTCGTCTCCGCTCGAGTGCTGTTACCGAGCAGGCCAAATATTTGGAGCAACGACATgctgatgaactcaaagctgccgcAGCAAAATATGCCAAACAACTTGCAGTGGTGTTTGAGGAGAATAATAAATTGGCTGAGGAGTTGAGGGAGAAGCAAAAGTCTCTGGACAAAGCCACCGAGCAGAAGGaca gggcCAACTTCAATTACCTTCCTAAGAATGCAAGAAACGCTGAGCTCGCTCACTGTGCTAGTCGACTGGCAGAGGAAGAAAGATTGAggattcctgcttcccctgaGATCTCGCTGGCCACTGGGATGGACGGGGCAGACAATGAGGCTGCAGACGTCGTCGATCAGAGCCCTCCTCAAGATCCTTCAGCTCCTTAG